Genomic DNA from Chaetodon auriga isolate fChaAug3 chromosome 18, fChaAug3.hap1, whole genome shotgun sequence:
CGGAAAAAAGTCTGAAGAGTGACAGGTATTCCTTTCAACAGGCTCATTTGTAGCTCCAGTCAATTAAGACAGTTATGTGACTACGGTTGTTGGCGTTCTCACCCTTTGCATCTCACTTtccagctgcttcctcctccgAATCCTCTGCTGATGGTTCTTTAGGATGTTCTCCACATGTTGCTCCATGAAGAACTTGAAAGCCTGTGGGGAGTACAGTGCGACTCTTCCAGACTCCCCTCGCCGCTCTTCGTCTCTCTTGTTCCGTCGGACGGGAACAGGTGATGTCGTGATttgcttcttctccttctctgtcgCTGTGGTGCTTTCAGGAGTTTCCGTCATCTTGTCTCGGGAGCCGTCAGCACCCCCGCCGATCTCCTCTTCGGCCGACTCCTCTCTGCCTGTGCCGAGCTTGTTGGCCCCTGGGTCGTAGGCAGGGGGGCAGGGTgcagcctgctgctggaggagatgcTTAGGATATGGAGGAGGCGGGCCCTGGTAGCTGGGGACTTCTGCTACAACAGGGATCTGGGGTACAGGGGCTGGAGGTTCTTGGTAAGCAGGTGCAGCTGGAGGCGGTGGAGCCTGCTGCATCCATGGAGGGTGCGTGGGTGCGACAGCCGTGTGTAACTCAGGTTTCTGGACACGCATGCTTTTGACAGGCTGCAGGATGGGAGCCTGGGTGATGGCAGTGACTGTGGTGGCAGAGGGCTGGGAGCTGGCCGGGTGGGCTGGTCTGCCGTTCAGCTGGTGGTTGTTGAAGGAGTTAGAGCGGACTGGCATGTTGTGCTGCCAGGACGGGGACAGATCCTGGTTGCTGCTGTTGCCAGAGGAAGACTGGGACTGACTGGGGGCCAGAGGACCCTGGGACCAGGACTGAGGAGGACCTATGTTGTACATGTCCAGGTTGTGACTGTTCCGGTTGGGAACCATCATGGACTGAGGGATGTTTCCACCGTTGACGTACGAGGGAGACGACGCAGGTCCTCCTGCCTGCATCTGCTGGTCAGTGGGACTGTGCCGACTACTCTGGTTGACTGGGTACGGGGGAGGAGGTTGTCTGCTGCCCCCTGCCATGTAGTCTGTTTGAGGGGAGCCACTCTGAGACCAGCTGGAGGGGAAGGTGAACTTATTCCCCCCTGAGCTTTGCATTATGATGGGCTGGTGGCCCATAGGCACTGGGCTGATCCCACGCTGATTCTGAGGTGCTGAAGCTTGGTACCCATCAGGCCAGGCCCCCTGAGGTACCGGAGAGATGCGGGGCACAAGGTAATCCATGTTGCCTGAGTAGCGCTTGGTTGATGGGTTACTGTCCCAGGATGGTGCAGGAGGCATGGCGCCGCGGTTTGGTGGAGGTGTCACACTGCGCACCTGAGGCGGCAGTGGAGGATTGACTCTCTGGCTGTTGGCAGGGTGACCCTGTGGGAAGGCAGGAGGTGGTCCGGGGCTGTCTGAGCGGTACATCATTCCATCCACCATGATGGGACCGTGTCGAGGAGCCAAAGACTCCTTAGAACCTTTCCAGCTTGGCCTCCTCAGCACAGCCTGCTGGATATGAGAAGCTcctacagacacaaacatacaatcATGGTGAAGTGATAACATGACTTGCAGTACTGCATCCTAGCAGCAGCCAAAATAATCCAAACCACAGTTATTCTACTGTGTAAAATATGTTAAGTTGACACATATGCATGCAGACAGAGGAACGCTGTGCCCTCTGACTGTGTTTCCAAGAGTAAATAACTTGATGTGTACGATGTTAATAAATACAGTAGGAATGATAGCTAAAATTGTGAAGACCCAAGCTGTGTAACGTTCCTCGTGAGATACGCTCAACATCAACATTTCcttatgttgttttgttgtacTGTTTAATTAAGGTCTAGACTAGCTGTCAAAACTCAACAGCGCCTGCTGATACAAACAATGGTTGCCGACATATTCTAATGCACGTCTTTCTTTGAATGGACCATTACTGTCATTAtgaatgaaaaccaaaaaacttcTTCCATTACATGATGCAGTGACTCATTCTCCTTTTGTCAGCATgttctgtcatttctttcagCAAACATCCCAAATACTTCAAACAATATGGAGGCTGAATGAACACGCCtggatggaaaataaaagaagaaaccTGGCATTTAGTCCCAGTGGACAGTTGCGTACCTGGGGCTTTCAGACCTGTAGTGTTGGGGTTGGCAACAGCCATCTGTTCCCTCATCGAGTCCTGGTAGCTCACCTTCCCCATGTAGTCTGCTCCCACACTGCGAATGTTGCTCTGTTTAACGGaccaaaaagaaagaactaTTACCATTTCGAGTTTGGGCTCTTAAGCAAATGCGGCGTAAATACATTTAACATAGGATTAACTATTTTTCTTTACAGTTCTTGCATCTTTACAGCCTTCAACGGTCACATAAATGAACTAAAAGGTGCATCTAAATATTACTTTCATTATCGCTCAATCTGCACAATATTTTCTTGATTACTCAATCCATCGTTTAGTCTAACAATATCAGAAAACCCAGATCCCAAGGTGACATTTTTGAATAACTTACTTTgcccaaccaacagtccaagaTTCACAGATGTTTAGTTTGCAGTGatatgaaacagaggaaagcagcaaTCCTCATCCTCACAATTATATTAATTATTCTGCAACTACTGTGCTGCAGAAAAGTTATTAGAAAATCAGCGAATTGATTAATGACGGGTAGGTCTCTTTCCCCAACAGTTCAACTTTTACAGCTACAGCTGGAAATCACTGCACAGCACACTTTGCCACCTCAGAGCCGGATCGCACGCCCTGGCTCAAAACAAGTGGCAGCTGCCAACCGAGAAGCTGCTTTTGTATTGTCACCTGCGCAAGCTCGTCATTCCACCTCACATACTTTCCATTTTTCGAATAATTCTCCATAAACAAAGTGCACTGTGTGATTATTCTCTATTACAGAGTTATGTTTAGAATGAGATTCCTCTGCGACAACCTGTCTCGGGCACAACAACACGATAACACTCATCTCACCtcctcaaacacaacaaacgGGGGTTCCAGTGACAAGTGTTTGTTCACCTCAGAGCCTGAAGTACCGGGCTCATTGGCAAAAGGCATCAAGGATTTGCGGATCTCCTGCAGGGCCTTGTGGTACGGGTTTTTGGGGTTGCTGCAGCGCCCCTGTTGCCTCGGGTCCTCGGAAAGCATTTTTCCAGCTCCGCCAACGTCCACTTTAGGTGGGTCAGAGGGTTTGGACAAATTGCGCAAGCTGTTCCGTATTTCCTGCAGCATTTGTTGGCTGTTGCCACTGTGGTTACTGGTGGGAAACGTTTTGGGTCTCATCTGTCTGTATCCTTCGGgtttctcccctctcttcatGTAAGAGCATGTATGATGACAATAAAGGGGATGAAGAAGATGTCACGCAGTCCAGGGTTGCCGCAAAGGATAACAGGGGTCTCTGATGTCTGATCTCACATCTGCATCCTGCTgacagaaatgaacaaaaactaGTTGAGATGAGCAGAAATCCACGTCAGATTGGGCAAATGAGATGCGGAAAATCCTTATTAGCAGATACTAACAGACAATCATTAGCAACATGAAATTATAAGTAACTCAATTTTGGGAGTTAAAATGACCCtctcaatgaaaaaaaaaaaactttattctaGCGCTTTGCAATTTCTCTTAAAGATAAACTCGTTGTTCAAAGGCTTAGAGTAGAGAAACTTGCTTCAGAAGAGAAAGGAGCCCCTTACTAAACAAGAAACCGTCCACTGGCTAGCGTCGTTAGCAGCTCCGGCTAACACAGCGCTACATTAACGCCAATTCTCTTACGTTAATTGtaataaaattgaaattattttCCACATTCGCCTAAATATGGCCGATGCGTAGCGACTCGTGAGTTGCAAACTGGAGTTATCAGACCTTCACTTTACACTAAGTCAAACGGCGCAGCAGTTTCTCCGCGGCCTGTGTGTTAAAGGCATCCATTTGCTGCTAAGCTAATTCAACAACAGGTTGCGAATTAGCAGCTAGCACGGAACACAACTGGCAACAGTTAGTTAGCCGTTAGCCGTGTCTCACAACTTACCAGTGTTTGTAGATGCCGCGTTCCTCGACACTTTTCCTATTCCGACAACAAACGATATTTGCTTGACCTTTCTCGGTGTCAAGACCGTGATTTTAACTTAAAATGTCCTTGTTGCGCCGCGCTGACTTGGTCCTAATCGTGTTGAATTCCTGGGATGTCTGAATGACAAGTACAACAGCAACAAGTTAGACACGGAAGGAGTGCAACACACTTCCGGTTGTTGTAAGTTTCataataaaagaagaaaaaaataattcctttggagattttttttaaaagaactATTTCtatcctgcagacaaaaacacacatatttgaaCCTGGCGTGTGAAATAAAATTGTAATAACAATAGCCGCCCTAAAATACGTGACATGTCTTGTTCAcgtcacaaaaaaagaaaaaaaaagaaaaaaaaagaatcatatataaaacataataaatgtgCGCAAAATAGCACGGTACACTTCCACAAATAATGTTACCGTATAACAATGGTAGTTAGCTGCCATACAACAGTTAAAACACATGCAAGAAGAAGAGAACGATTACATTAAAAAGATGATATAATATAAACCAAATATGTGAAGtgtattttcattaaatttcattACAAGGCCGGACAatctcacccacacacaccgaCAATACTGCACACAATAACACTCTTACGAGAAAAgcgacattaaaaaaaaaaaagaccggAAGTACTACTTAGGGAATTATTTAGCGAAGTTTGAGAAACTTCACAAAAATTACCCGgatgaatttctttttttttttggaccttTCTCCAT
This window encodes:
- the lats1 gene encoding serine/threonine-protein kinase LATS1 isoform X3 gives rise to the protein MKRGEKPEGYRQMRPKTFPTSNHSGNSQQMLQEIRNSLRNLSKPSDPPKVDVGGAGKMLSEDPRQQGRCSNPKNPYHKALQEIRKSLMPFANEPGTSGSEVNKHLSLEPPFVVFEESNIRSVGADYMGKVSYQDSMREQMAVANPNTTGLKAPGASHIQQAVLRRPSWKGSKESLAPRHGPIMVDGMMYRSDSPGPPPAFPQGHPANSQRVNPPLPPQVRSVTPPPNRGAMPPAPSWDSNPSTKRYSGNMDYLVPRISPVPQGAWPDGYQASAPQNQRGISPVPMGHQPIIMQSSGGNKFTFPSSWSQSGSPQTDYMAGGSRQPPPPYPVNQSSRHSPTDQQMQAGGPASSPSYVNGGNIPQSMMVPNRNSHNLDMYNIGPPQSWSQGPLAPSQSQSSSGNSSNQDLSPSWQHNMPVRSNSFNNHQLNGRPAHPASSQPSATTVTAITQAPILQPVKSMRVQKPELHTAVAPTHPPWMQQAPPPPAAPAYQEPPAPVPQIPVVAEVPSYQGPPPPYPKHLLQQQAAPCPPAYDPGANKLGTGREESAEEEIGGGADGSRDKMTETPESTTATEKEKKQITTSPVPVRRNKRDEERRGESGRVALYSPQAFKFFMEQHVENILKNHQQRIRRRKQLESEMQRLI
- the lats1 gene encoding serine/threonine-protein kinase LATS1 isoform X2; protein product: MKRGEKPEGYRQMRPKTFPTSNHSGNSQQMLQEIRNSLRNLSKPSDPPKVDVGGAGKMLSEDPRQQGRCSNPKNPYHKALQEIRKSLMPFANEPGTSGSESNIRSVGADYMGKVSYQDSMREQMAVANPNTTGLKAPGASHIQQAVLRRPSWKGSKESLAPRHGPIMVDGMMYRSDSPGPPPAFPQGHPANSQRVNPPLPPQVRSVTPPPNRGAMPPAPSWDSNPSTKRYSGNMDYLVPRISPVPQGAWPDGYQASAPQNQRGISPVPMGHQPIIMQSSGGNKFTFPSSWSQSGSPQTDYMAGGSRQPPPPYPVNQSSRHSPTDQQMQAGGPASSPSYVNGGNIPQSMMVPNRNSHNLDMYNIGPPQSWSQGPLAPSQSQSSSGNSSNQDLSPSWQHNMPVRSNSFNNHQLNGRPAHPASSQPSATTVTAITQAPILQPVKSMRVQKPELHTAVAPTHPPWMQQAPPPPAAPAYQEPPAPVPQIPVVAEVPSYQGPPPPYPKHLLQQQAAPCPPAYDPGANKLGTGREESAEEEIGGGADGSRDKMTETPESTTATEKEKKQITTSPVPVRRNKRDEERRGESGRVALYSPQAFKFFMEQHVENILKNHQQRIRRRKQLESEMQRVGLSSEAQEQMRMMLCQKESNYIRLKRAKMDKSMFKRIKTLGIGAFGEVCLARKEDTGALYAMKTLRKKDVLLRNQVAHVKAERDILAEADNEWVVRLYYSFQDKDNLYFVMEYIPGGDMMSLLIRLGIFKEELAQFYIAELTCAVESVHKMGFIHRDIKPDNILIDRDGHIKLTDFGLCTGFRWTHDSKYYQSGDHVRQDSMDFSKEWEDPASCRCTDRLKPLERRKARQHQRCLAHSLVGTPNYIAPEVLLRTGYTQLCDWWSVGVILYEMVVGQPPFLATTPLETQLKVINWKSMLHIPPSAKLSPEASDLIVKLCRGPEDRLGKNGADEIKAHPFFKTIDFSSDQRQQVAPYIPTIAHSTDTSNFDPVDPDKLWSSDSDGEGNLNDTLNVWFRNGKHPEHAFYEFTFRRFFDDNGHPYSCPKPIEYEGYNEDEADSEGPAPEAGGGSAPQGRDLVYV
- the lats1 gene encoding serine/threonine-protein kinase LATS1 isoform X1, with the protein product MKRGEKPEGYRQMRPKTFPTSNHSGNSQQMLQEIRNSLRNLSKPSDPPKVDVGGAGKMLSEDPRQQGRCSNPKNPYHKALQEIRKSLMPFANEPGTSGSEVNKHLSLEPPFVVFEESNIRSVGADYMGKVSYQDSMREQMAVANPNTTGLKAPGASHIQQAVLRRPSWKGSKESLAPRHGPIMVDGMMYRSDSPGPPPAFPQGHPANSQRVNPPLPPQVRSVTPPPNRGAMPPAPSWDSNPSTKRYSGNMDYLVPRISPVPQGAWPDGYQASAPQNQRGISPVPMGHQPIIMQSSGGNKFTFPSSWSQSGSPQTDYMAGGSRQPPPPYPVNQSSRHSPTDQQMQAGGPASSPSYVNGGNIPQSMMVPNRNSHNLDMYNIGPPQSWSQGPLAPSQSQSSSGNSSNQDLSPSWQHNMPVRSNSFNNHQLNGRPAHPASSQPSATTVTAITQAPILQPVKSMRVQKPELHTAVAPTHPPWMQQAPPPPAAPAYQEPPAPVPQIPVVAEVPSYQGPPPPYPKHLLQQQAAPCPPAYDPGANKLGTGREESAEEEIGGGADGSRDKMTETPESTTATEKEKKQITTSPVPVRRNKRDEERRGESGRVALYSPQAFKFFMEQHVENILKNHQQRIRRRKQLESEMQRVGLSSEAQEQMRMMLCQKESNYIRLKRAKMDKSMFKRIKTLGIGAFGEVCLARKEDTGALYAMKTLRKKDVLLRNQVAHVKAERDILAEADNEWVVRLYYSFQDKDNLYFVMEYIPGGDMMSLLIRLGIFKEELAQFYIAELTCAVESVHKMGFIHRDIKPDNILIDRDGHIKLTDFGLCTGFRWTHDSKYYQSGDHVRQDSMDFSKEWEDPASCRCTDRLKPLERRKARQHQRCLAHSLVGTPNYIAPEVLLRTGYTQLCDWWSVGVILYEMVVGQPPFLATTPLETQLKVINWKSMLHIPPSAKLSPEASDLIVKLCRGPEDRLGKNGADEIKAHPFFKTIDFSSDQRQQVAPYIPTIAHSTDTSNFDPVDPDKLWSSDSDGEGNLNDTLNVWFRNGKHPEHAFYEFTFRRFFDDNGHPYSCPKPIEYEGYNEDEADSEGPAPEAGGGSAPQGRDLVYV